Genomic segment of Nothobranchius furzeri strain GRZ-AD chromosome 12, NfurGRZ-RIMD1, whole genome shotgun sequence:
aaatttaaaattgcaaatagaaacacctgtaaaggttcctgggcctttaaatggtctctcagtctagttaaattaaagaaataaatgtaaattttcacagtattctaatttttccagcttcacataattgtgtgttttagcagtgtttctgttgctgctaatctagtaatggttacataaataaataaaatcctttaaaatgacactagaagaggcacaagcctgatggaggacttacatttactaacttgggtcagacccaaccacagaagagctgaagctgggtggtgaacacacacaggtagttctattaacacctgagctccatgacatttgagactgatgcatcagtgttacagcgggactaaagacatgatcagaaacaggctacagctggatgatctaggaaggtagaagatcaggacgtctgagcggtgaacaggtgagcggacctttggggcgtcccgctgtcacgtacggctgcagatccacacctgcagcagcgaatctgcggttctgcagccgtagatattcttcacgtcttcctcgttcttcacggccgtaatgcgcttggatgaaaacatctacctctttagctcctgatcagctgatgacagcttcaacacaccgcgctgcttaacgcacgcatttccttatcagaaacagaaacgacgttttgataaaagaagacgtaattaattagtttgcttgttactgaaagaaatattttttttattaacgcggttattttaaatggcgttattcccatcactgctttgATGTGCATGCAGCGACTGAagcagtgagggtctccgcccacccggccagtcatcatcgtgtttgtaagtgcgttaccgacacctctctctccctggctgcagctgaagtgtggcggtcagaaagcctcacgctgttgctcaacgttcgacaagcacatagtaacgcacaaccttccgtccccagtaacggtaacggcgttgcaacagtagaaaaagtaattaattagattattccgttacctataaaagaacgccgttataaACGCTGCTATACTTAAAcggtgttactcccaacactggttttcACAGGGTAATTCCTCCTTAGaattattctgaaatgttttttattctttctgTTACTCACATGTATTTTTTGATGTGCATTGGTGTTAGTTTGAATGACATCTCCAAGACCCTTTAATTTATAATAGTCTtgtaatgttttttctttttactttgtttgtcaagtgTTCACCACCTTTAAAACCCACAAAAAAAGACAATAGTTTACTTTAAATTAGTACAGAGGTGGAGAATAAACTCAGCCATGGTGTCTTttatcttatgtttatgtttatgtgcttagcagacgcttttacccaaagcgacttacaatttttttttaacctatagggcatgttgtgatttgtgggggaaaccggagtacccggaggaaacccacgcatgcatggggagaacacgcaactccacgcagaaaggccgcagccgagtttcgaacctgcgaccttcgtgttgcgaggcaacagtgctaaccactgcgccaccatgcagccgtcTTATGCAGTCAGAGAGATTATTGAATGTTTGGGTGGATGTATTTTCCTCTGTGGTGGGTTACGATGTGCGCCCACCACCCCAGGCTCAATGGGGCATGGTGGTGGTGCTAATGTAGGCCCCCGTCCAGATGGGCATTTGTGGCTTCTAGGGGTGCCTACTTGGGTCAGCGGGGGACCTGGCCACACGAGAGACTACTTTGCCTTCACTTCCCTCCCCTCCTCATCCCCACTCCATCACACCGCCACACATGCAGGGCTTTGGCGTACAGTTGTTTCACTGAGGTGGGTGTGAGACATTCCTGCTGTGTCCCCTTCCGACCACCTGTACCTCAATTTTATTCCACAATCTATACATCATCACTTGTGCTGGGCATGCTGAATGGCGTCCAAGGGATGGTCTGTGTATTCAAACTCTCCTAAGTTGCCGGTGCCCACGTCTCAATTTTAAGTACATGTAGATGATAATGTTTCTCGGCAGGGACCGTGCTGAcaccaatatttattatctacTGTTACTTATACTTATGTAGGTTGTGGCTGTGATACTTGCTGTTGTGTACTGTGTTATATGGTGTTATTAACTAGTAACTAGAGATGTTCACTATTTCAGTTATTCATCAGCTTCAAAGAATATACATGGCTCTGGCCCTTACTGTAGAGTGCAGTGTTGTTTTTAACCCTGTCCACTTTGTTCTCTATGTTTacaagtagggatgtgtattggtaaaAATCtgacgatacgatacgtatcacgatacagcggagacgatacgatatattgcgatacttaAAGCCAGACGATATTGCcgatttttaagactgaatttgttGTAAGAAAATTCCATTAACAGTCCAACTAATACTTGGCATGCTTAACATGAGGTATTTGAAGCAAAACTGAGGGATCTGCATTTCAATGGAGGAAACAACTAATGAATAGAGAAATTAATCTCTGCCTTATCCAAAGAGGTCATATCAAAAATAAATTCAAAAGGTATTCCCTCAAACacatttcagtgaaatgtcaagTATTTGTAACATGAAAAAAATATGTAAACAATTTCACATTCAGTATTTTTGATTCTAATATCCAATTTATCAACATCCAAAACAGCACTTTTTATGTCACCTGAAAATacactaaacaaaaaataaagtgCTTGAAAACGTCTTACAGTGAACTGACGAGATAAAGTGCCATTAAAATAAAGTACAGCACTGCAATTTTGACCAGTGGAAGAATATGTGCAACCTGAACAAAATAAATGTACTCTTCTGGCCACATTAATACAAGTACTTCTTTGGTTAAACAAAAATATGTGCTTTTAACATTTTCAGATCTGAACATATGTTTCCTTGGAGCTCTAAATCTCCAGATTCTTGTGCAGGAACACAAGCTGGTCTACATAATCAGCTTTCAGGAGGCTTCTCTGTGCAGTCACTATGTCACCGGCAGAGGAGAAAACTCTCTGCAGAGACACTTGTGCCAGGAATGCATAGCAAACTCTTTGCTATTCTGGAGAGCTGAGGATAGTCTTGTTGATGGTTCTTCCACCAACTGAGAGGATTTTCTGTGAGAGGCAAAGGGGCCTCACCTCTATATTTCTTGGTCTCACATGCTGCAAGATCATTTTCTGATTTTGGTTCAGTATTGTCACTACTAGTAGAGGGAAATGTAGCTCCAAGCAAGTCCACCAAAGCACATGAGGTCCTTGGTCTCTTCAGGGGTGGCTGACTGATGGAAGCACAACTTTTGTTGATGTGAGCATCCTCTGCAACATTCTCCTCCTCCACCTGAAAAACATAATATCAAGCAAATATTAGGGTTAAACCTCATACTAATCTGCATTATATGTGTAAATATTTTTTCCAAGTAAATTCAATAAGTTATttacttacattttttttatcatgCCAACCACTGCCTCCAACAGTCTGGAATAGATGTCCCTGGTCGCTGCTTCGGATAGGAAGGGCAGGCCCTTAAATCGAGGATCAACAGCTGAGGCCATGTGTAATGTATCCTTTTCACTGGCATGTCTTTTCCCCAGATCTTCTGCAATGGCAGCCTTTATGTCACTAACTGTTAGTGTATCATCATGGCTTTCTTGTGCACCAATCatgagcttggcatgaagaggagCAATGACAGACAGCGTTGGCACGCTCTCTTCTGACATCACCATGGTGGTATCCTTCATCGGTTTGAGTGCCCTGACAACTTCTTCTGCACACATGATGTCAGACTAATTTAATGTGAAGACTTCTTTTGCACTCTTCCTGACGTCTGGAGAAAGCAAAGCTGCACATATGGCTGGTTGCTGTTCTAAAAAGCGTTCTATCATGTCATAAGAGCTGTTCCATCTGGTTATTATGTCCGTGATCAGTCTGTGAGCTGGTAACTGAAGGAGGCGCTGTTTCTGCTTCAACTGATCGCTGGCTGTGGTGCTGCGTCTGAAAAAGCCTCACGTCTGACTCTACCCAGAAGTCGAATCACAGATTGTGTTTTTAGTGCTTTCTGGGAGGCAAGATTCAGACTGCGCAAAACATTGTATGTGCGTCATGCCTGCGAGTTTGGCCGCGACAGCCATGTTTGGTCCGTTATCTGTTACAGTAATGACTTTCTTTGTGTTCAACCCCCATTCAGTCACGGCCTCCTTCAGTAATGCTGCAATGTGTTCACCTGTGTGAGTTTCATGCATGGCTCGGGTTTGTAATACATGAGACTGAAGGATCCACTCATCATTTATGTGATGTGCTTTAACAGTCACGTACGATTCAGTAGCTCTAGACGTCCAAGCATCGCACGTTAAAGCGACCGTCTCTGCTGAGCCGAGAGAGTCCAGGACTGTTGCTTTGACTTCGTTGTACAAGTTTGGAAGAGCGATGTCCGCGATGTGTTGTCGTGAAGGAACGGCGTAACGCAGCTCCAATGTTTTAATCATATCACGAAATCCTTTATCCTCCACAACACTCAGGGGACGCATGTctttacaaataaaaacaagtactGATTTCGTTATCTTGACTGCACGAGTTGAAGTCGCTGGTAGCTTTGAAGTGTTAACTTCCTCTATAGTTCGTTGAGTAGGATCACCGAGCTTCGTTTTAAGTGTAGCATTTGATGCTACATTGCTTTGGTGTCTGGCCATGTGTGCTCGCAGATTTGTCGTATTACCACAGTATTTGACCCCGGCACTGCAGAGTTTGAAGATTGAATGGCTCTTGTCAAAGTCTTTACTGCCTTCTTTTGTCTTAAATCCAAAATAACTCCACACATCAGCTTTGAAAGCCGAAGGCGCTGGATGAATCTTCTCTTCAGTCATTGGTGAGTTAACGTGAGTTGGTTGTGGAACATACAGAGTGGTAGCTTCTTCTTCTGTCAGGGGCGGAACGGAGTGACACTACTGCCGACTAGTggtcagagtttgaattgcaccaaaataaaaattaaaaatgatacacggcttttgaatatcgattttATATTGGGAGGcaaaatatcgtgatattttAGTGAATCGATTTTTTCTGACACCCCTATTTACAAGGTATATCACATATTTATTCATCCACGATGTCTATTTCAACAACCCTGTACTGAGGGTTAGAAGTTACCTGGTGTTCATAAAGACTTAAATCTATTTATTGCTCTTTTTTTTCATACTGTTTATGCAAGATTATAAACATCAGAAATTTTATATTGAGTACAATTGTGTATTTTTTTCATAATTAAAATTTTGAGTATTTCTCTGTAGATGGCACGGGCAGTGATGAAAGTATTTCCAGATTTTCCCGTCATGAAATTTAAAACCTCAAAATAGAAAATAATagagaaaacgtgtgtgtgtgtgtgtatactgtcagtgtttcccctaagaatttttccagctgtggcgggggggggggggggggggggattatgacaagtctctaaataaagtaaaattttccagtgcagagtggagacaacccatagaagcacaaactcaggaatctttctttgcttcactgttctggtgctgaaaatatcactaatgcgggtcaaaggagatccacagatgaatgcacctcttatttattatttggagactacatttactgcagctggcagaagcagagatttttttctattgatacacagaatttacagaatcattttaaattttaataggggaagactgcaggagggagcggtaaaatacagggggtccccatcaaaaacaagaaactacgagtctgatgaaacccgctggttttccatcaggcagtcacggggcagctccaacgacccagtggctgtgctgcgtcaatgttatcgagctcagtccggctcggcagagggtgaacgagccgaggcgacgttgtgctctgcttaagaagaggtgttattttcccacttcagaagaagcgtccaacgtgtttttacgctttctctgagacatgtcacgtcgctaagttgttagcgctgcgcgctaacacgtcaatagtgcagtgtagcctgctggaggttttaagggttcagatgaaaacacccgacctctcaggctgctcacacatcaatcttaagttgtcgctgttgcgctcacgccgtaatacagtattagatgctgtTAAAGTCagtcatgaaaaaataaataaattttacatgaataagtgatgcttagcctggtgggaggagaacctggcctaataagcactggaggaaaccctgtcaagatcgtcaacactcgtttatcttaatgctatcgaaacatgtaaaccaaaaagcattatatccactgctacctttctaattttaaactccgtaacttatgctgtaacttcaccttgccctgcctgctcctccttgctgcctgccagctgtgatcacaagcgacaacatagtagttcctgctgctgcttcgggaaacagcgcaaaaaaaaaaaaaaagaacttgggatcttgtaggcgtggcggtgggatttcagccgtggcgggccgccatgtTAGGGAAACCCTGTATGTATTTGAATGTATATGTGTATAGATTGAAATGTGTTATTCTGTTAGTAGTATTATTATAGTGCACAATGGCACTTTATGCTGTGGTCTAATCGATAGAAAGTTGTAAGTACACAGTTTAACACATGCACAAATTGGCCTTCAAACGAATGTCTATCTAATGCGTTTTGATTCTGTATTTTAGTTTTTGACACCAACAGctgcttgaaccgtcaccttatcatcCCGAGCTTTTCTCATATTTATTAAATCCTGCTCAGAGCTTTTCTTTGTCTCGTCGAACACCTTTTTCTGTTCTTCTAGACTTCCCATCATCTGCTGCATTTCTGCTTTGTTAGTCTTaaacttttggatgtttttcgtcAGTTTAGCTTTACCTTTCAGCAGTTTGTCGTAGACCTGATCCAATTTGATTTTTGTTTCCTCCAGTTTCTTTTTCTCATCGTTTTGTTTAATCGTTTGTTCCTGAAGTTCACGCCTTTCCTCCTCAACTGTAGCCTTCTGCTTGTCCACGAGCTGGGATCTGTCTTCCAGCTCGCGTATCTCTTCTTTTAGATATCCCGTACTCATTTCTAGATATGTTTTCTCAACATTCAGCATTTGAATGGTGTCTCTTATCTCCTGTTCAGCTTCAGTCTTTTTCTGTTCAAACTCAGATTGCTCTTCGTGTACATGTCCAATTCTAATTTCTAGATATGTTTTCTCATCATTCAGCATTTGAATGGTGTCTCTTATCTCCTGTTCAGCTTCAGTCTTTTTCTGTTCGAACGCAATTCTCTGCATATTTAGGTTTTCTTTACTAGCTTCAAGCAGAAGTTTCTCGTCATCCCGAGCTTTTCTCATATTTATTAAATCCTGCTCAGAGCTTTTCTTTGTCTCGTCGAACACCTTTTTCTGTTCTTCTAGACTTCCCATCATCTGCTGCATTTCTGCTTTGTTAGTCTTaaacttttggatgtttttcgtcAGTTTAGCTTTACCTTTCAGCAGTTTGTCGTAGACCTGATCCAATTTGATTTTTGTTTCCTCCAGTTTCTTTTTCTCATCGTTTTGTTTAATCGTTTGTTCCTGAAGTTCACGCCTTTCCTCCTCAACTGTAGCCTTCTGCTTGTCCACGAGCTGGGATCTGGCTTCCAGCTCACGTCTCTCTTCTTTTAGATATCCCGTACTCATTTCTAGATATGTTTTCTCATCATTCAGCATTTGAATGGTGTCTCTTATCTCCTGTTCAGCTTCAGTCTTTTTCTGTTCAAACTCAGATTGCTCTTCGTGTAGATGTCCAATTCTAATTTCTAGATATGTTTTCTCATCATTCAGCATTTGAATGGTGTCTCTTATCTCCTGCTGTGATTCAGTCTTTGTTTTCTCAAACTCTGTTTCCTCACAGTCAAGCTGACGTTTCTCATCATCCAAAGCTTCTCTCATAGTTACAAACTCCAGCTCAGAGCTTTTCTTCGTCTGTTCAAACAACGTTTTATCTGCTTCGAGTTGAATTTTCATGTTTTCAATCTCTCTATCAGCGTCTGCTTTGGCTCTCTCGATATCCTTTATGTTTGTCTTCAATTTCTCATTTTCCTCCTGCAGGTTTTCATAAACCTCTTTCATTTGGAGTTTAGCCTGCTCGAGATGATGCCATTCCTCTTGTAATTTTACTTTTTCTTCCTGCAGGTCGTTGCTTTGAACTGCTAAATTGTATTTCAAAAGTTCAATCATTTCTCTTTCATCTTGCTGAAAAGTCTGAATTTCATTGATCTCGTACTCTGATAGAGATCTTTCCTCTTCAAAGtcttttctctgctccagcagatAAGATTTCATACCCTCTATTTCCTCAATTGATCTAACTTTGCTGATTTCAAAATCTTCTCGATCTTTTTGAAGTTTAAACATTTGTTCTTCAAGCCCTTGAAACAGAGCTGTGATTTGAAACTTTAATCCTTGAATAATAGAATTGTCCTTCATTGTGGCATCTTGGATTTGCTGTTTAACTGCATCACTGACAGAGGGAAACATGAATTCAGTGTCAAGGCTCTGAGTACTGGGCTCAGATATGACTTGCTGAAACGGGGTTTCCTCAAATCCTTCACGCTCCCTACTGATGTTCTGTTTTAAGGCTTGAATTCTAGTATATTCGTTCAGTCTGGATTCCTGGATTGGCTGTCTAACTAAATCGCTGACAGTGGATAAACTGAATTCAGTCACAAGTCTCAGGTTACTGGGCTCCTCAGACATAAAGAACTTTTGAGTTTCTTTAGAAAAAAGCTGAATTTCTGCTTTAGAAAAACTCACATGAGGTTAAACTGCTAGTTATCAGAAGTGAAATAATCCAGAAAAACACGAAACTCCTTTGAAAAGTTTTTTTTCCCAAACGGTATATGAGGTGCACCGCCGACCAACCACAAGGCTGAAATGAGACAAAAGGtatagcagtgatgtattaaagcaGAATGCTTGGTCACGTGATTGACGTGCAGACGCTGGCAGGTAGTAGTGACGTATTAAAGGACGATGCAGACCCGACGCTTACGCTTGGTCACGTGATTGACGTGCAGACGCTGGCAGGTAGTAGTGACGTATTAAAGGACGATGCAGACCCGACGCTTACGCTTGGTCACGTGATAGACGTGCAGACGCTGGCCGAGCGTTCGTTTCTGAACTTATGCACATAGATAAATACGTATATTAGCTAGATCCCTCACCCGcgcgtttttttttaaatttttttactttattatcaTGCTTATTACAATTTCTCGTGGAGACAACAACACATAATGGAAACATGCAAGGCATCcttagtaacaataaaagaaaaacaaataagaaacttaaaaagaagcacttatatcacaaagtaaaaacagtGTATTAAACAATTTTCTGCAGCATGACAAATGGCTTTTGCAGTTACATTGGAATTTTTTGTACGAATCAAAGTGAATAAGAACATACGGAATTCATTCATGAAACAGTTCATGTCTGGCAgttgttttttccatttgcttttgtgg
This window contains:
- the LOC139062249 gene encoding E3 SUMO-protein ligase ZBED1-like → MTEEKIHPAPSAFKADVWSYFGFKTKEGSKDFDKSHSIFKLCSAGVKYCGNTTNLRAHMARHQSNVASNATLKTKLGDPTQRTIEEVNTSKLPATSTRAVKITKSVLVFICKDMRPLSVVEDKGFRDMIKTLELRYAVPSRQHIADIALPNLYNEVKATVLDSLGSAETVALTCDAWTSRATESYVTVKAHHINDEWILQSHVLQTRAMHETHTGEHIAALLKEAVTEWGLNTKKVITVTDNGPNMAVAAKLAEEVVRALKPMKDTTMVMSEESVPTLSVIAPLHAKLMIGAQESHDDTLTVSDIKAAIAEDLGKRHASEKDTLHMASAVDPRFKGLPFLSEAATRDIYSRLLEAVVEEENVAEDAHINKSCASISQPPLKRPRTSCALVDLLGATFPSTSSDNTEPKSENDLAACETKKYRVSLQRVFSSAGDIVTAQRSLLKADYVDQLVFLHKNLEI
- the LOC139062250 gene encoding golgin subfamily A member 6-like protein 22, translated to MSEEPSNLRLVTEFSLSTVSDLVRQPIQESRLNEYTRIQALKQNISREREGFEETPFQQVISEPSTQSLDTEFMFPSVSDAVKQQIQDATMKDNSIIQGLKFQITALFQGLEEQMFKLQKDREDFEISKVRSIEEIEGMKSYLLEQRKDFEEERSLSEYEINEIQTFQQDEREMIELLKYNLAVQSNDLQEEKVKLQEEWHHLEQAKLQMKEVYENLQEENEKLKTNIKDIERAKADADREIENMKIQLEADKTLFEQTKKSSELEFVTMREALDDEKRQLDCEETEFEKTKTESQQEIRDTIQMLNDEKTYLEIRIGHLHEEQSEFEQKKTEAEQEIRDTIQMLNDEKTYLEMSTGYLKEERRELEARSQLVDKQKATVEEERRELQEQTIKQNDEKKKLEETKIKLDQVYDKLLKGKAKLTKNIQKFKTNKAEMQQMMGSLEEQKKVFDETKKSSEQDLINMRKARDDEKLLLEASKENLNMQRIAFEQKKTEAEQEIRDTIQMLNDEKTYLEIRIGHVHEEQSEFEQKKTEAEQEIRDTIQMLNVEKTYLEMSTGYLKEEIRELEDRSQLVDKQKATVEEERRELQEQTIKQNDEKKKLEETKIKLDQVYDKLLKGKAKLTKNIQKFKTNKAEMQQMMGSLEEQKKVFDETKKSSEQDLINMRKARDDKVTVQAAVGVKN